One window of Nymphaea colorata isolate Beijing-Zhang1983 chromosome 1, ASM883128v2, whole genome shotgun sequence genomic DNA carries:
- the LOC116260261 gene encoding uncharacterized protein LOC116260261: MQTRGGQCRLWWPSYLAARPPPESDFLLFGWFLPPSSASNDLVDVVVATTASLPQLSPSQLEANLDNVNGATTPLLQEHSKFSILGHYLADYSNVVQKTTASASANEQNVTEEGAFLEATQTPSGSVTSGSSCPYCNHIMESCLDHCLQHFVGQSCWIQLCNDNHRLSTKKLSWVPQLHHMHWNGLLLICNFHVIIYEQPVYGVHHYSLNSWCLLEQARTQASVASNIKKPKWVQKLEQKGPSRTLDMVMLAINNASAAKSIFSRCMAPWNTSKYNNITDMLAASLWQVVAICAASTSAFLYVIIQICHKIMKYWLLSPLCMILSKLFRHTWKNVHIRSCQLLYWPIYLRGSGIRHQACVEYAHKDAVRKHSMWLSIILDVILGNIFGLSLLCHLDAVCTWYSLLVHNVTNNILRSGCVWLMGVPAGFKLNTELAEMLGVISLNVIQVWSTFWFFMRPFLRCFAIGLSISGILFGMTVAEALCLDMIFLVTSHLSTLNWLISLLYTQQLQALASLWRIFRGRKWNPLRLRLDSYDYSVKEHVVGSLLFSPLLLLLPTTSVFYIFFTIINSTITFICIFIEVSISILHAIPCPEIFFWIIQPRRFPSGIWFEILPGFTNQQMQGRPERIVSVLNVSSTSLGQIIHPHYRRIFYGASFPFGVSSVYDLLSGTRIPSTINTAIPSTMPWISIDAKQIWLVAHSSVLSLCGNEG, encoded by the exons atgCAGACAAGGGGCGGACAGTGTCGGCTGTGGTGGCCCAGCTACCTCGCAGCTCGACCGCCTCCAGAGTCCGATTTCCTTCTCTTCGGCTGGTTCCTTCCTCCCTCTTCCGCCTCCAACGATCTCGTCGACGTGGTCGTAGCCACCACGGCATCTTTGCCCCAGCTTTCCCCATCCCAACTCGAG GCAAATCTTGATAATGTAAATGGTGCAACGACTCCTTTACTGCAAGAGCACTCAAAGTTTTCGATATTGGGGCACTATCTTGCTGATTATAGTAACGTTGTGCAAAAAACTACTGCCAGTGCAAGTGCCAACGAACAAAATGTAACTGAGGAAGGAGCTTTTCTAGAAGCAACTCAAACACCATCAGGAAGTGTAACTTCTGGAAGTAGCTGCCCTTATTGTAATCACATAATGGAATCATGTTTAGACCACTGCTTGCAGCATTTTGTTGGACAAAGTTGTTGGATCCAGTTATGTAATGATAATCATAGGCTTTCCACTAAGAAGCTCAGCTGGGTCCCTCAGCTACATCATATGCATTGGAATGGGTTATTGCTTATTTGTAACTTTCAT GTGATCATTTATGAGCAACCAGTTTATGGTGTCCATCATTATTCGTTGAACTCATGGTGTTTGTTAGAGCAAGCTAGGACTCAAGCAAGTGTTGCATCCAATATTAAGAAGCCTAAGTGGGTCCAAAAGCTTGAACAAAAGGGTCCATCTCGTACGTTG GACATGGTCATGTTGGCGATCAATAATGCTTCAGCTGCAAAATCCATATTTTCAAGGTGTATGGCGCCTTGGAATACATCAAAGTATAATAACATTACTGACAT GTTGGCAGCTTCTCTCTGGCAAGTGGTCGCTATTTGTGCGGCTTCAACATCAGCATTTCTTTATGTTATTATACAGATCTGCCATAAGATCATGAAATATTGGCTGTTATCACCGTTATGCATGATATTAAGCAAACTGTTTAGGCATACATGGAAAAATGTCCACATCCGAAGTTGTCAACTTCTCTACTGGCCTATCTACCTCCGAGGTAGTGGTATCAG ACACCAAGCATGTGTGGAATATGCACACAAGGATGCAGTACGTAAGCATTCTATGTGGTTGAGTATCATTCTTGATGTTATCCTGGGGAACATCTTTGGGCTTTCTCTGTTGTGCCACCTTGATGCAGTCTGCACATGGTACTCATTGTTGGTTCACAATGTCACCAATAATATATTACGTTCAGGTTGTGTTTGGCTGATGGGTGTCCCTGCTGGTTTCAAACTTAATACTGAGCTGGCTGAAATGCTTGGAGTGATATCACTGAATGTAATCCAAGTGTGGTCTACCTTCTGGTTTTTTATGAGGCCTTTCCTCAGATGTTTTGCTATAGGACTTTCAATTTCAGGCATCCTTTTTGGTATGACAGTAGCAGAAGCACTTTGCCTTGACATGATATTTCTTGTGACATCCCATTTATCCACACTAAATTGGTTAATATCACTTTTGTATACGCAACAGCTTCAAGCTTTGGCATCTTTATGGCGCATTTTCAG GGGTCGAAAGTGGAATCCTCTTCGGCTAAGATTGGATAGCTATGATTATAGTGTGAAGGAGCATGTTGTTGGATCTCTTCTGTTTTCTCCGCTCCTGCTTCTGCTTCCAACAACTTCagttttctacatttttttcacaattattaATTCAACCAtcacatttatttgtatatttattgaAGTCTCAATCTCAATCCTGCATGCAATTCCATgtcctgaaattttcttttggattaTTCAACCAAGAAGATTTCCCTCTGGAATATGGTTTGAAATATTGCCAGGCTTCACAAATCAGCAGATGCAGGGAAGACCAGAGAGGATTGTTTCAGTTCTAAACGTCAGCTCTACTAGCTTAG GTCAAATTATCCATCCACATTACAGACGGATTTTTTATGGAGCTTCTTTCCCTTTTGGTGTTTCATCAGTTTATGATCTTCTTAGTGGCACGAG AATTCCATCTACTATAAATACTGCAATTCCTTCTACAATGCCGTGGATATCTATTGACGCTAAACAGATTTGGTTGGTTGCTCACTCATCAGTGCTTTCATTATGCGGAAATGAGGGCTAA